In Myxococcales bacterium, a single genomic region encodes these proteins:
- a CDS encoding helix-turn-helix domain-containing protein encodes MKCLSCGAKMVTTTAPLFHYTVSGLSNVYLANVKLSRCRKCHEEEVAIPRIEQLHKALATIIVKQTSRLAAEEIRFLRKTMGLSGADFARRIDVTASQVSRWERGHETMSHMAERLLRLMVVTESPVLDYSTELFERIAEDVPRSRKRVIAKTDGGWQAQIAAA; translated from the coding sequence ATGAAGTGCCTCAGTTGCGGAGCGAAGATGGTGACGACGACAGCGCCGCTCTTCCACTACACGGTGAGCGGTCTCTCGAACGTGTACCTCGCCAACGTGAAGCTTTCGCGCTGCCGAAAGTGCCACGAAGAGGAGGTTGCGATTCCTCGCATCGAGCAGCTGCACAAGGCACTCGCGACGATCATCGTGAAGCAGACGTCGCGACTCGCGGCAGAGGAGATCCGCTTCCTCCGAAAGACCATGGGCTTGTCGGGGGCGGACTTCGCTCGGCGCATCGACGTGACGGCGTCGCAAGTGTCGCGGTGGGAACGTGGGCACGAGACGATGAGCCACATGGCGGAGCGGCTCTTGCGGTTGATGGTCGTGACCGAGAGCCCGGTGCTCGACTACTCCACAGAGCTCTTCGAGCGGATCGCTGAAGACGTGCCCCGCTCAAGAAAGCGCGTCATCGCCAAGACGGACGGCGGCTGGCAGGCTCAGATCGCCGCGGCATAG
- a CDS encoding helix-turn-helix transcriptional regulator, with product MTSASFAKSYAAARAEIDAIDEMVRALDAAREKAGLTKAQLAAAIDTRPEVIRRLFTTKSPNPTLSTILRVAAAVGCRIELAHDTRVRKPRRRSRAAA from the coding sequence ATGACGTCGGCGTCGTTCGCGAAGAGCTACGCCGCGGCGCGGGCGGAGATCGATGCCATCGACGAGATGGTTCGCGCGCTCGATGCTGCGCGGGAGAAGGCAGGCCTCACCAAAGCCCAGCTCGCCGCGGCCATCGACACTCGGCCGGAAGTGATCCGCCGCCTCTTCACGACGAAGAGCCCCAACCCGACCCTTTCGACAATCCTTCGTGTCGCAGCGGCGGTGGGCTGCCGCATCGAGCTCGCACACGACACGAGGGTCAGGAAGCCGCGTCGCCGTTCTCGCGCGGCCGCGTAA
- a CDS encoding ATP-dependent DNA helicase RecQ → MFGAPDVACATVTETPRAVSGPGPGPGPGPGPFPRPSLEGLAAHRFGLTRFRPGQRELLEAVLAGQDALGVLPTGGGKSLVYQLAALFFEQPVVVVSPLLALMKDQVEHLARAHVRAVQLDSTLSAQDERSARARIRRGEHDLVYVTPERLATRACLAELREAGVSLLAIDEAHCVTSWGHDFRPAYLRIAEAAAALGRPPIVALTATATPETCRDIERELGLRAPRIVRTSMMRPNLHFEVSRTVNDAAKRSALLRVLAQVRGVVLVYTATVKTADALFAWLGALREPVARYHAKMAPTEREASRARFMSGAVRVMVATKAFGMGIDKPDIRAVVHYEAPDSLESYVQEAGRAGRDGEEARAVLLYRHEDRRVQQFFAAKKYASAKEVQKVCEQEAEEKGEADGGAGEEREEGERGEGESVHGHGHVHVYGERGEEGPDWRERLRGVAEATGISERRVGVVLAHADCVRRERQGERLDAKALAAAIEARFVVCRARDRARLDAMAHYAECVSGRERRMAAYFGE, encoded by the coding sequence ATGTTTGGCGCGCCCGATGTTGCCTGCGCGACGGTCACCGAGACCCCGCGCGCCGTCTCCGGCCCTGGCCCTGGCCCTGGCCCCGGCCCCGGACCGTTCCCTCGCCCGAGCCTCGAAGGCCTCGCGGCCCATCGCTTCGGGCTCACGCGCTTTCGGCCCGGCCAGCGCGAGCTGCTCGAGGCCGTCCTCGCGGGACAAGACGCGCTCGGCGTCCTCCCGACGGGCGGCGGCAAGTCCCTCGTCTACCAGCTCGCTGCCCTCTTCTTCGAGCAGCCCGTCGTGGTGGTCTCGCCGCTCCTGGCGCTGATGAAAGATCAGGTCGAGCACTTGGCCCGCGCGCACGTGCGCGCCGTGCAGCTCGACTCCACGCTCAGCGCCCAAGACGAACGCAGCGCGAGGGCGCGCATTCGGCGCGGAGAGCACGATCTCGTCTACGTCACCCCCGAACGCCTAGCGACGCGCGCGTGCCTCGCCGAGCTCCGCGAAGCGGGCGTCTCGCTCTTGGCCATCGACGAAGCGCACTGCGTCACCTCGTGGGGTCACGACTTCCGCCCCGCGTACCTGCGCATCGCAGAGGCCGCGGCGGCCCTTGGCCGACCGCCCATCGTCGCCTTGACGGCCACGGCCACGCCCGAGACGTGCCGCGACATCGAGCGCGAGCTAGGCCTGCGCGCGCCGCGCATCGTGCGCACCAGCATGATGCGCCCGAACCTCCACTTCGAGGTTTCACGTACGGTGAACGACGCCGCCAAGCGGTCCGCGCTCTTGCGCGTCTTGGCGCAAGTGCGAGGCGTCGTGCTCGTGTACACGGCGACGGTAAAAACGGCCGACGCGCTCTTCGCGTGGCTCGGCGCGCTGCGCGAGCCCGTCGCGCGTTACCACGCGAAGATGGCGCCGACCGAGCGCGAAGCGAGCCGCGCGCGCTTCATGAGCGGTGCGGTGCGCGTCATGGTCGCGACGAAGGCCTTCGGCATGGGCATCGACAAGCCCGACATCCGAGCCGTCGTGCACTACGAAGCGCCGGACTCGCTCGAGAGTTACGTGCAAGAAGCCGGACGCGCAGGACGCGACGGAGAAGAGGCGCGCGCGGTGCTGCTGTACCGGCACGAGGACAGAAGAGTGCAGCAGTTCTTTGCGGCGAAGAAGTACGCGAGCGCGAAGGAGGTGCAGAAGGTGTGTGAGCAGGAGGCAGAGGAGAAGGGAGAGGCAGATGGAGGAGCGGGAGAAGAGAGAGAAGAGGGAGAACGGGGAGAGGGAGAGAGCGTCCACGGGCACGGGCACGTTCACGTTTACGGGGAGAGGGGGGAAGAGGGGCCGGATTGGCGGGAGCGCTTGAGGGGGGTGGCTGAGGCGACCGGGATCAGCGAGCGGAGGGTTGGCGTGGTGCTCGCGCACGCGGACTGCGTGAGGAGGGAGCGCCAAGGCGAGAGGCTTGACGCGAAGGCCTTGGCCGCTGCCATCGAGGCCAGGTTTGTCGTCTGTCGCGCGCGCGACCGCGCGAGGCTCGATGCCATGGCTCACTACGCCGAGTGCGTCAGCGGACGGGAGAGGCGGATGGCCGCGTATTTTGGGGAGTGA
- a CDS encoding DUF1016 family protein — MVQAYWLIGREIVEVEQHGEKRAGYGARVIEGLAKRLAGRVGKGFSVPNLRNMRQFYLTYPEGSALPGALGGAASRPEKRSALPSGSASSKIRSAVPSESRRGLRTAALAETAGVPAPFPPYLGWTHYLLLMRVANPTARAFYEIEAARESWASRELERQIASLLFERLAKSRDKEKVLALARRGHEVGVPGDVLKDPFVLEFLGLDERSHWRERDLEQAIIDRIEGFLLELGKGFCFVARQKRVTLEGDHFYVDLVFYNRLLRCFVLVDLKLGKLTHQDLGQMQMYVNFFDRFQRAEHEAKTIGIVLCSEKNDAMAKITLPENNEQILAARYQMYLPTEEELRAELAREREAAERALRLAADVKVPGDG, encoded by the coding sequence ATGGTGCAGGCGTACTGGCTGATCGGGCGCGAGATCGTCGAGGTCGAGCAGCACGGCGAGAAGCGCGCTGGCTACGGCGCGCGCGTGATCGAGGGGCTCGCAAAGCGCCTGGCAGGGCGAGTCGGCAAGGGCTTCAGCGTCCCGAACCTCCGCAACATGCGGCAGTTCTACCTCACGTACCCCGAGGGGTCGGCGCTGCCCGGGGCGCTTGGCGGCGCCGCGAGTCGCCCCGAGAAACGCTCGGCGCTGCCTAGCGGATCAGCGTCATCGAAGATTCGCTCGGCAGTGCCTAGCGAATCGCGCCGAGGCCTTCGTACAGCGGCGCTGGCCGAAACGGCCGGCGTGCCCGCGCCCTTTCCGCCGTACCTCGGGTGGACGCACTACCTGCTCCTCATGCGGGTCGCGAACCCGACGGCGCGCGCGTTCTACGAGATCGAGGCCGCGCGCGAGAGCTGGGCGAGCCGCGAGCTGGAGCGGCAGATCGCGTCGCTCCTGTTCGAGCGGCTCGCGAAGAGCCGCGACAAGGAGAAGGTCCTCGCGCTCGCTCGGCGCGGACACGAAGTCGGGGTGCCCGGTGACGTGCTGAAGGATCCCTTCGTGCTCGAGTTCCTCGGGCTCGATGAGCGGTCTCACTGGCGGGAGCGCGATCTCGAGCAGGCCATCATCGATCGCATCGAGGGTTTCCTCCTCGAGCTGGGCAAGGGCTTCTGCTTCGTCGCGCGGCAGAAGCGCGTGACGCTCGAGGGCGACCACTTCTACGTCGACCTCGTCTTCTACAACCGCCTGCTCCGCTGCTTCGTGCTCGTCGATCTCAAGCTCGGCAAGCTCACGCACCAGGACCTCGGGCAGATGCAGATGTACGTGAACTTCTTCGACCGCTTCCAGCGCGCGGAGCACGAGGCGAAGACGATCGGCATCGTCCTCTGCTCCGAGAAGAACGACGCGATGGCGAAGATCACCCTGCCCGAGAACAACGAGCAGATCCTCGCCGCGCGCTACCAGATGTACCTGCCCACGGAGGAGGAGCTGCGCGCCGAGCTGGCCCGCGAGCGCGAGGCCGCGGAGCGCGCGCTGCGGCTCGCGGCGGACGTGAAGGTTCCGGGCGATGGCTGA
- a CDS encoding collagen-like protein, protein MRSVMVAAALAGCLGCTSQKGEQGPGGLNGSDGARGAQGTRGEPGARGDRGEPGALGEAGAQGASGEAGPPGPTGPQGPQGDAGAQGPPGEAGAPAMRGPSVVWRDANGTALPATGIHLEFGNSLSTWFFDGNGVVWTLRAAGKLVSPVHEGITGTFEGYESADCTGTAYLGWGKDLPPRVSTRVRDQTIIRARKPASPSSLRTMCSVMKSSGCSTEPCALQWVIDLADTIVVSPPDLSGYPEPLYPELVPGG, encoded by the coding sequence ATGAGAAGCGTGATGGTGGCGGCGGCTCTTGCGGGCTGCCTCGGTTGCACGAGTCAGAAGGGCGAACAGGGGCCTGGCGGATTGAACGGCTCGGACGGGGCTCGAGGCGCTCAGGGCACGCGGGGCGAGCCAGGAGCACGGGGAGACCGGGGCGAACCAGGCGCGCTCGGTGAGGCCGGCGCGCAAGGCGCCAGCGGCGAAGCCGGTCCGCCCGGTCCAACGGGACCGCAGGGTCCGCAGGGTGACGCCGGAGCGCAGGGACCACCGGGCGAAGCGGGCGCCCCGGCGATGCGCGGGCCCAGCGTCGTCTGGAGAGATGCGAACGGCACTGCCTTGCCGGCTACCGGCATTCACTTGGAGTTCGGCAATAGCCTCTCGACGTGGTTCTTCGATGGCAACGGCGTTGTCTGGACGTTGCGGGCGGCAGGGAAGCTCGTGTCTCCCGTTCATGAGGGGATTACGGGGACCTTCGAGGGCTACGAGTCCGCCGACTGCACCGGCACCGCGTACCTGGGCTGGGGCAAGGACCTGCCGCCCCGCGTCAGTACGAGAGTGCGCGACCAGACAATCATCCGAGCGCGGAAGCCTGCGTCGCCCTCGTCGCTCCGCACGATGTGCTCCGTGATGAAGTCGAGCGGTTGTTCAACGGAGCCGTGCGCGCTGCAGTGGGTCATTGACCTGGCCGACACCATCGTCGTCTCGCCACCCGATCTTTCCGGCTACCCAGAGCCGCTCTACCCGGAGCTCGTGCCCGGCGGGTAA